In Acinetobacter pittii, one genomic interval encodes:
- the pncA gene encoding bifunctional nicotinamidase/pyrazinamidase, with translation MSMNKQPQNAALIIVDVQNGFTPGGNLAVADADTIIPTINQLAGCFENIVLTQDWHPDNHISFAQNHSGKQPFETIELDYGPQVLWPKHCVQGTKDAEFHADLNIPTAQLIIRKGFHAHIDSYSAFMEADHNTMTGLTGYLKERSIDTVYVVGIATDFCVAWTALDAVKQGFKTLVVEDACKGIDLNGSLEHAWQTMQQRGVVRIQSTDLLSKY, from the coding sequence ATGAGTATGAATAAACAACCTCAAAATGCGGCTTTAATCATAGTTGATGTACAAAATGGTTTTACACCGGGTGGAAACTTAGCAGTTGCTGATGCCGATACAATTATTCCAACCATTAACCAATTGGCGGGTTGTTTTGAAAATATTGTTCTGACTCAAGATTGGCATCCAGATAATCATATTTCTTTTGCACAAAACCATTCGGGCAAACAGCCATTTGAAACGATTGAACTCGACTATGGACCGCAGGTGCTTTGGCCTAAGCATTGTGTGCAGGGCACCAAAGATGCTGAGTTCCATGCTGATTTAAATATTCCAACTGCTCAACTGATTATTCGAAAGGGCTTTCATGCGCATATTGATAGCTACTCGGCCTTTATGGAAGCAGACCACAACACAATGACGGGTTTAACGGGATATTTAAAAGAGCGTAGCATTGATACGGTTTATGTGGTCGGAATTGCCACAGATTTTTGTGTCGCATGGACTGCTTTAGATGCAGTTAAACAAGGTTTTAAAACTTTAGTGGTTGAAGATGCTTGCAAAGGTATTGATCTGAATGGTTCATTAGAACACGCGTGGCAAACCATGCAGCAACGAGGTGTTGTACGTATTCAATCGACTGATCTGTTGAGTAAGTATTAA
- the dapA gene encoding 4-hydroxy-tetrahydrodipicolinate synthase, whose protein sequence is MTQQAQTIQGSIVAIVTPMLKDGGVDWKGLEKLVEWHIEQGTNSIVAVGTTGEASTLSMEEHTQVIKEIIRVANKRIPIIAGTGANSTREAIELTKAAKDLGADAALLVTPYYNKPTQEGLFQHYKAIAEAVELPLILYNVPGRTGVDLANDTAVRLAEIPNIVGIKDATGDVPRGKALIEALNGKMAVYSGDDETAWELMLLGADGNISVTANIAPKAMSEVCAVAIAKDEQQAKTINNKIANLHNILFCESNPIPVKWALHEMGLIDTGIRLPLTPLAEQYREPLRNALKDAGII, encoded by the coding sequence ATGACTCAGCAAGCACAGACCATTCAAGGCTCAATCGTCGCAATCGTCACACCAATGTTGAAAGACGGCGGTGTAGATTGGAAGGGTCTTGAGAAGCTGGTTGAGTGGCACATAGAACAAGGTACAAACAGTATTGTAGCCGTCGGTACAACCGGCGAAGCCTCAACATTGAGCATGGAAGAGCACACACAGGTTATTAAAGAAATTATTCGTGTAGCCAATAAACGTATTCCAATTATTGCCGGTACTGGTGCAAACTCAACCCGTGAAGCAATCGAATTAACTAAAGCTGCGAAAGATCTTGGCGCAGATGCAGCTTTACTTGTAACACCGTACTATAACAAGCCAACTCAAGAAGGCCTATTCCAACACTATAAAGCGATTGCTGAAGCCGTAGAGCTCCCTCTTATTCTTTATAACGTACCTGGCCGTACTGGTGTAGATCTTGCAAACGACACAGCTGTACGTTTAGCAGAGATCCCTAATATTGTTGGTATTAAAGATGCGACAGGTGATGTACCTCGCGGTAAAGCTTTAATCGAGGCTTTAAACGGCAAAATGGCTGTGTACTCAGGTGATGACGAGACCGCTTGGGAACTCATGCTTCTTGGCGCTGACGGCAATATCTCGGTTACTGCCAATATTGCACCTAAAGCAATGAGTGAAGTATGTGCTGTTGCGATTGCTAAAGATGAACAACAAGCGAAGACGATTAACAATAAGATTGCAAATTTACACAATATTCTATTTTGCGAATCAAACCCAATTCCTGTGAAATGGGCACTACATGAGATGGGACTGATTGATACTGGTATTCGCTTACCACTCACTCCTCTCGCTGAGCAATATCGCGAACCTCTCCGCAATGCCCTAAAAGATGCGGGAATTATTTAA
- a CDS encoding lipoprotein-34 precursor (NlpB) — protein sequence MQLRLGLVLAVSALSLAGCSRFAINNHSLDYKNAKELAPLEYPADATVRPATPLYPAPTVEQRAIDNAPKFENKRGNRFELPRPEQTQGNATADASAQTTTALGRPQLVTDGNKNPLLKIDGNTTEIWQYTKATLSTLNYNIIAQGSNQATIKVNDNTYVLKLTGVGSSHTLALFNVDNTFASPDVAAEVLNQIYQNWPA from the coding sequence ATGCAATTACGTCTTGGTTTAGTCCTTGCAGTTTCAGCCTTAAGTTTAGCTGGTTGTAGTCGCTTCGCAATTAATAATCATTCTTTAGATTATAAAAATGCCAAGGAACTTGCCCCGCTTGAGTACCCTGCCGATGCAACTGTACGACCAGCGACACCTTTGTATCCTGCACCAACTGTAGAGCAGCGCGCTATCGATAACGCACCGAAGTTTGAAAACAAGCGTGGTAACCGTTTTGAATTGCCACGCCCGGAACAAACGCAAGGTAATGCTACAGCAGATGCGTCTGCTCAAACCACGACTGCCCTTGGACGCCCTCAACTTGTGACTGACGGTAATAAAAACCCGTTATTAAAGATTGATGGAAATACGACCGAGATTTGGCAATACACCAAAGCAACTTTAAGTACTTTAAATTACAACATCATCGCTCAAGGCAGTAATCAGGCGACGATTAAAGTAAATGACAATACTTATGTGCTTAAACTTACTGGTGTGGGTTCTAGTCATACTCTTGCCCTATTTAATGTAGATAACACTTTTGCAAGTCCAGATGTGGCCGCTGAAGTGTTAAACCAGATTTACCAAAATTGGCCAGCCTAG